One Oryzias latipes chromosome 21, ASM223467v1 genomic window, tacatCCCAAAGTGCATGATTGAACCGTAGTCGTATGGCAAGTCCAGACTGTCAGTCTTAAACTTCTCAAAGTTTCTCAGTCGATCTGTTGGATTCAGACACTGAGCCCATattctggtttttgtttgtacaCAAACTTCTGAAATTACCTCTCCAAATGTTTGGCCACATAACGGTGATGTAGTTGTCACGGTCAAAGCGGGACTGCTCGTGCACAAAGCCCAGAGCATGCATAAACTCATGGGAAATCACTCCAACTTGCATGCAGTCGGGATTCTGGAGAGACAATGTCTGTCTTCCGCCACGAGCACCAAGGTAGGACCAGCACCTGGATTTAGACATAAGCAAAGAAAGCAGGGATAAAACTAAGCTTTACATACATGTTCTTCCTAAAGGAGTTCTTTAGGAACAAAGTCAACCACAAAGTCTTAACAACAGTTCTTACCCAGACTTTGGCTGGATGTCAACATAGTCCCTCTGGTGAGTCTGAGGAACAAAGCGCACACAGGTACCCTCCTCTATGTTTTCCATCCCCTTCTTTATCAGCTTTACATCCGCCTCAGCTGTTAAGTTGTTTGAGAAAAAGGTACAAGCGATAAGCAattgaaaataaagcaaaagttatacatttcaataaatattatttgcaGTATAATTATTTTATCAAATTTCAGAAAGAATACTGTAATCAGGTGAGATGGTATATGCAATGTAGACATGTCCATCCACTGATTTCGACCAAAGGCAGCTGCGAGCAAAGCACATCTTAGATCGCCTTCCGGTGGAAACTGCGATATCTCCTTCTCTAAGAGTAGTCGTGCCGTCTATGATTCGAGAAGCTGACACAGACAGTGGAAATGAAGTTAGACAGGAACAGGCAAAATAAGTCACTTTATATATTACTAAATACTGAGCAAATTCCAAGTAGAAGCAAGGTAAACTATGCTCAAATTACCATGATATTCGTTTGCTTTGATGATTTTGTCCATTGCTGTTCCTTCTTTATGCCTTTCAGGTTCTTTAAAAAGGAGAACTAAGTCATTGGGTGCTCTTTTTTGTAAGTTTTAAAGACATGtccaattaaaaatgtatataccTGTGTAGCCAAGTGGGACCCATTTTGGGCTCAGCAGAAACttctgagaaaaacagaaaagaaaatttgtTATTAAAGGTTTTCATCGTGTAAAGACAACAGTTTTAAATTTACCTGAGCATGTACGGCTGAGAGACAGGTGGAAAGGACACAAAGGAGGATAATCTGCTCCATCTTTGCCAGTCAGATATGTCCCTCGTGTTGCCATTTGACTTGGACAAACTCCCAGCTTTATAGGTGTTCGTAGTCACACTCCTGACATAATACCCATGATTATATCAGGTAAATTATAGGGATGCCTGCTACTTGTTTGTGAGTGAGTTTAATCCCccattagttttttctttttttttctttaaagaacgTCTTCTGCAAGAGCATAATGTGAGGTCCCATTGTGTTTAATGACAACTCAAC contains:
- the mc6ast4 gene encoding astacin like metallo-protease precursor, encoding MEQIILLCVLSTCLSAVHAQKFLLSPKWVPLGYTEPERHKEGTAMDKIIKANEYHASRIIDGTTTLREGDIAVSTGRRSKMCFARSCLWSKSVDGHVYIAYTISPDYTEADVKLIKKGMENIEEGTCVRFVPQTHQRDYVDIQPKSGCWSYLGARGGRQTLSLQNPDCMQVGVISHEFMHALGFVHEQSRFDRDNYITVMWPNIWRDRLRNFEKFKTDSLDLPYDYGSIMHFGMYAYSMDGQPTLVAKNNRNMKLGQASSLSHTDKLKINRLYQCGMKDD